In the Grimontia kaedaensis genome, one interval contains:
- a CDS encoding succinate dehydrogenase assembly factor 2 yields MLGAEDKARIKWACRRGMLELDVIIMPFFEERFDTLTEEEKHHFVALLECDDPDLFTWLMGHGRSDKPELAAMIDKIVEHNRSKLR; encoded by the coding sequence ATGCTGGGCGCAGAAGACAAAGCGCGTATCAAGTGGGCATGCCGTCGTGGTATGTTGGAGCTTGATGTCATTATCATGCCGTTTTTTGAAGAGCGTTTTGATACGCTGACTGAAGAAGAAAAACATCACTTTGTCGCTTTGCTGGAATGCGATGACCCTGACCTTTTCACATGGTTGATGGGGCATGGCCGCAGCGACAAACCTGAACTGGCAGCGATGATAGATAAAATTGTCGAGCATAACCGCAGCAAACTCCGTTAA
- a CDS encoding protein YgfX, whose translation MSSITAANSVNTDIQPSRFLHAGVVGIYALSTMTLFVASAFPLEAKALLLCFLIRELVSLSFISQSNSELFLNIDGTCRLNGKTFDVQRVSFFSRHLIILDLTSQFEKHRLALAFDAFQEDTFRHLSRVCLVLKM comes from the coding sequence TTGTCGAGCATAACCGCAGCAAACTCCGTTAATACCGATATCCAGCCCTCCCGATTTTTACATGCTGGTGTTGTCGGTATCTATGCGCTGTCAACAATGACTTTGTTTGTTGCCAGCGCCTTCCCTCTTGAAGCTAAAGCACTGCTGCTTTGCTTTCTCATCCGGGAACTGGTCTCTCTATCCTTTATCTCTCAGAGCAATAGTGAGCTTTTCCTGAACATTGACGGTACATGCAGATTGAATGGGAAAACATTCGATGTCCAACGGGTCAGCTTTTTTAGTCGTCACCTTATCATTCTGGATTTGACTTCACAGTTCGAAAAGCACCGATTGGCATTGGCCTTTGATGCTTTTCAGGAGGACACCTTCCGTCATCTCAGTCGCGTTTGTCTCGTATTGAAAATGTGA
- a CDS encoding methyl-accepting chemotaxis protein, with protein sequence MKIRTKLYGLTAFSAVSLILFAFIGWQALERMVDLKTKQFLVAELEVRLLNLRRNEKDFLARLDTKYVDRFSGNVAKFEEDLNTLSQDAKRLEISLPQISAVSQAMKNYHSGFISLSKGYEKLGLNRTAGIHGELGKINDKLLEDNPSINDIAYLVTLSRLFMSDVTEARFEEFGRVWQGVKSETGLSSLDAQKALVEKYMQVSREVGLDHKSGLLGKIRAQTHQVEVDFDDMRAQLASELESGEQTLIITSLIVLLVISSLLITASILLNRYIQRRLKTLTETMEKVAEQRDLTLRAEAQGKDEIALVATDFNSVLEHCQSLIAGVKVSITTLNSTASDVQSRSNDAEFALDKQQTEAELAATAVNQMEATIREIASNTETAAANANQSLTRAQKGHQTVQATRDAITTLSDGLSIANNDIHSLVSLSQQIGTVVDVIKDISEQTNLLALNAAIEAARAGEQGRGFAVVADEVRSLATRTNKSTDEIATMIASLQEQTNSVVDRINTCQRDSEQSVSYVEDASMELDNIIVDMQQIMDMSTQIAAAVEEQSMVAKEVNMNVNSIQEITSSNTASTSENAQAAARVAEQSRELETAISAFRS encoded by the coding sequence ATGAAAATAAGAACAAAACTGTATGGTTTGACGGCATTCTCTGCAGTGTCGTTAATTTTATTTGCATTTATCGGCTGGCAAGCGTTAGAGCGAATGGTCGATTTGAAAACCAAGCAATTCCTGGTCGCAGAGTTGGAAGTTCGACTGCTTAATTTACGTCGAAACGAAAAAGACTTTCTGGCACGACTCGATACCAAATACGTTGATAGGTTCTCTGGCAATGTTGCCAAATTCGAAGAGGATCTGAATACCCTATCTCAGGATGCAAAGCGGTTGGAGATCTCGCTGCCGCAGATTAGTGCCGTGTCCCAGGCAATGAAGAATTATCACAGCGGTTTTATTTCTTTGTCGAAAGGTTATGAAAAGCTGGGCTTGAACCGTACCGCCGGTATTCATGGTGAGTTGGGCAAAATCAATGACAAGCTTTTGGAAGACAATCCTTCTATCAATGATATTGCTTATCTGGTGACGCTGAGCCGACTCTTTATGTCGGATGTCACAGAAGCACGTTTCGAAGAATTTGGTCGCGTGTGGCAGGGCGTGAAAAGCGAAACTGGTTTATCTTCACTTGACGCCCAAAAAGCGTTGGTAGAAAAATACATGCAAGTCAGTCGTGAGGTGGGCCTTGACCATAAATCGGGCCTTCTGGGTAAGATTCGCGCCCAAACTCATCAAGTCGAAGTTGACTTCGATGACATGCGCGCGCAGCTTGCCAGTGAATTGGAAAGCGGGGAGCAAACGCTGATTATCACCTCGTTGATTGTACTATTGGTGATATCGTCACTTCTGATCACGGCGAGTATTCTACTGAACCGTTACATTCAACGCCGTTTGAAAACGCTGACCGAAACCATGGAGAAAGTGGCGGAGCAGCGTGACCTGACCCTCCGTGCAGAAGCACAGGGCAAAGATGAAATTGCTCTGGTCGCTACTGATTTCAACTCAGTATTGGAACACTGTCAGTCACTTATTGCTGGCGTGAAAGTCTCCATTACTACTCTCAATTCGACAGCGTCGGATGTGCAGTCACGCAGCAATGACGCAGAATTTGCGCTTGATAAACAGCAAACGGAAGCAGAACTGGCGGCAACAGCGGTCAACCAGATGGAAGCGACCATTCGTGAGATCGCGTCCAACACGGAAACGGCAGCTGCGAACGCTAACCAAAGTCTGACCCGTGCTCAAAAAGGCCACCAAACAGTTCAGGCAACCCGTGATGCGATTACTACGCTTTCAGATGGGCTGAGTATTGCCAACAACGATATCCATAGTTTGGTATCGTTGTCCCAACAGATTGGCACTGTGGTTGACGTCATCAAAGATATCTCCGAACAGACCAACCTTTTGGCGTTGAATGCGGCGATTGAAGCAGCACGTGCTGGTGAGCAAGGCCGCGGTTTTGCAGTAGTAGCCGATGAAGTCCGTTCTCTCGCCACCCGCACTAACAAATCAACTGATGAAATCGCCACCATGATTGCTTCGCTGCAAGAGCAGACCAATAGCGTGGTTGATCGTATCAACACTTGTCAACGAGATAGTGAGCAATCAGTAAGTTACGTGGAAGATGCCTCCATGGAGCTCGATAACATCATCGTGGACATGCAGCAAATCATGGACATGAGCACCCAGATTGCCGCCGCGGTGGAGGAGCAAAGCATGGTGGCTAAAGAAGTGAACATGAATGTTAATTCTATTCAAGAGATTACCTCATCAAATACAGCCTCAACCAGCGAAAATGCGCAGGCTGCAGCACGTGTAGCAGAGCAGAGCCGCGAACTGGAAACCGCGATCTCAGCTTTCCGTTCCTGA